The stretch of DNA GAGAACATGCTCGGCTTCGCCCTGGGCACCGTGCGCGTCGAGCACAACGCCGATTTCGCCGGTTTCATCACCCCGGCGGCCGGCTTCAACACCGGCCTGCTGTGGAAAAACCCGTTGGGCAACTTCAGCGTCGAAGCCAAGGGCGATTACTTCACCAATGGCGAGGTGCGTCGCAGCCTGAGCCTCAACCAGCAATGGGAGCTGTCGCGCAACCTGGGCCTGCGCCTGAGCGCCCAGCGCGAGTTCAGCCACCTGGCCACGGCGGAAAACGAGGTGATGCTGGAACTGAAGTGGTACCACTACTGACGCCCGGTAGCATTCTTGCCGCGCTTTCACAGACCACTGACGAATCCCCTTCTAGACTTTCTCTATCAGCCGTTGAACGGCGTGGGAGTCAGAGATGTGGTGGTATGCGGTAGTGGCAGCGTTGCTAGCGTTGATGACCGGTTGCGAGACGACCCACGAGCAGTTGCTCAAGCAGGGTTATCCGCCGGCCTTCGCCGACGGCTTCGATGATGGCTGCGCCAGCGGTCGCCAGGCCGCCGGGGCGATCAACGGCGAATTTCGCAAGAACGTGCCGCGCTACCTCAAGGACCCGCAATACGCCGAGGGCTGGAGCGACGGCTTTCGCCAGTGCCAGGCCATGCTGGAAAACCAGGACCGCAACGATTATCGGGAGCGTCACTGGGACGAACGCGAACGCGCCTGGCAAGAAGAAAAAGACCGCGAACGCCGCGCGAGCCTATCGCTCACAGTAAGTCGCTTTCAGGCATGGCCAGAAACCAAAAGGCTGCGACCATGGCCCAAACCTCCATTACGGGAAAACGCCCATGAGCCGAGCCTTCGTCAATGAGGAACTGACTGCCGCCCAGGCCGACCAACCCGTGGAACGGCAGATCAGCGCACAGCCCAACTACGTCACCCCGCAGGGCCTGAGCGAACTGCAGGCCAAGGTCGCGTTCCTGCAAACCCGGCACAACGAACAATCGGCGCTGGGCGACCAGGCGGACCCACAGCAGCTGGCCGATATCGAACGCGATATGCGCTACTTCAACCAGCGCCTGCAAAGCGCCCAGGTGGTTCCCGAGGCGACATCGCGGTCGAAAGTGCAGATCGGCAGCCGGGTCATCTTCGCCGACGAGCACGGCACCGAGCAGTGTGTGC from Pseudomonas chlororaphis subsp. chlororaphis encodes:
- a CDS encoding GreA/GreB family elongation factor, giving the protein MSRAFVNEELTAAQADQPVERQISAQPNYVTPQGLSELQAKVAFLQTRHNEQSALGDQADPQQLADIERDMRYFNQRLQSAQVVPEATSRSKVQIGSRVIFADEHGTEQCVQLVGEDQADVAKGLINWGSPLGRALLGTQLGDEVLWQRPAGDQLIEVIRIDPA